TTACCATGTGACCCTCAAGGCCTACTCGGCGCTTTTCTACCTGCGGCAGTATATGGACGTTGCCATTCCGGAAGACGTTTTACGGCAGTTTGAAAACATCCCGATATCCGATCCGGAACGCCGAATGTTTGACGCCACCCTCCACAAAAACAAGCTTATCGGTTCTCTCGAGCATTCCTGGTTGAATTATCGGGCCTATGCTGCCGAGTATGAGAAATCGTTCTCTCCTTTCAGACTGCCGGGCTTCCTTGAATATCTCCGTTTGAGGCGCGGGCATGACAGCCGATGGGATACCCTGCGCTGGGCGGTATCCAGCTACTTGCTTCCGGGCTCAAAACCGGTATAAAGACCCCTCCATCGGACGCCTTCCCTCGCCTTATCCATTTTAATTATTGATTTCAAATGCTTACCAGACAACATCCGTCCGGAAAGCTAAAATGAACCCGTGATCAAAAAAGGACTTTGGTTTTTCGGAAAAGAGCCGATCATAAAACAGCCGGATTGAGTCGCTCGGTGGGTTGGGATTGGAGAAGGAAGAAGGTCGGTATCGTTCCGAATCACAAGGGTTCTCTGGTTATGCTCCGCCCTTTTCCGAAAAGATTGACGACTCGGTTCGGAACACGGAAGAGGAAGCGCGTGACCTGGAACAAGAGATAAAAGACGAGTTTAAAAGCATCAGGGACAATCTGCACGTAAAGGCTAAAGACGGCGACATCCGCATAAGTCTCACGGGGGGGTCCACTTTCGACTCCGGCAGCGCGGAAATCAAGCCGGAAACGGCGCCCATACTGGAAAAAATCGCAGGATTCCTGAACCAACGCGAAGGCGAAGTGGTGATCGCGGGCCATACGGACAACGTTCCGATCTCGAATTCCATCTTCAAGTCCAATCTCGAGCTGTCTGTCGGCCGATCGGCCGCGGTGGCCCAGTTCTTTATAAGCCGAGGCAGTGTTGACGCCGGTAGAATCGCGACAATGGGATTCGGCGAACATAGACCTATAGCC
This genomic window from Deltaproteobacteria bacterium contains:
- a CDS encoding OmpA family protein — its product is MEKEEGRYRSESQGFSGYAPPFSEKIDDSVRNTEEEARDLEQEIKDEFKSIRDNLHVKAKDGDIRISLTGGSTFDSGSAEIKPETAPILEKIAGFLNQREGEVVIAGHTDNVPISNSIFKSNLELSVGRSAAVAQFFISRGSVDAGRIATMGFGEHRPIAANDTPDGRENNRRVEIVLTKLPDPSKLTRESQKDESNWNTSSPHAPPLQ